A segment of the Phalacrocorax aristotelis chromosome 5, bGulAri2.1, whole genome shotgun sequence genome:
TTTAGGTCAGAATATTTAATCCTAAGTATCTAAAATAATTGCTGTTATACAAGAGTTTAGCTGATCACTGAAGAGTACATTCCTCACCTCCCATTCTTTAGCTTTTGTTGTAAACGAATATAAAAGGACTCCTGATGATCTCTTGCTACTTCAGTGTGATTTCTAGCGGCCAGGGTTCAAAGCAGCTCTCTGGCTGTTCTTATGAATATCGTTGACCAAGTCAGTGCTGAAAGGGTGACCGGGCAAAAAGCATTGCTATTTTCAGCTATTCACCAATGCTGAAGTTCCAGCCCTGTGTTTCATGTGATAGGAAATGATAGTGAAGTGCTCCCTTATTTTAATGTGCATATATGGTTCTCTAAGGGTTATGTCCTTTTTGTTTCAGGATATTGCAGATATCAGAAAGCAGTTTCCTATTTTGGCAGAAGATGTTCAGATTCCAGAGTATTTTGAGAAGGATCAGTTTTTTTCTAGTGTCTTCCGCATCAGCTCAGCTGGATTACAGTTATGGACCCATTATGATGTAGGTAATATATGTGTTTAGCATAAAATGTTGCAGATGGCATATAGAGTTGAGATATTAAGGTGCAAACCTCTGACAAGGATCAGTTAATGACAAACTTcacatattttgaaatagtgAAATGAATCACGTTCAGTGGTACAGTGAATTTTAAATAGATGTATTATGCGGGCATACTATCTTACTGGTTTTATGTCCAGTTCCATACTTGTAAGATTAAATGATGTGtgaattttttctccttttttttttttactgttttgagtttcagttaaaaatctgaaacacagTAACTTTCAACATTTTCATCTTCAAGAttaccttaatttttttattataatggCCAGATTGTTGGCAATTGTACAATGATTGTGGTGGTCTGTTGCTGCAGTGCAGTAGATTCCAAATAAGATTGTCTTCTAACATTGTGCAGTGTAATTctgaataaatttatttataagaAAAAGTTTTTTGCATTATAATTAGGAAAAAGAATCCTTTATCAACAGAAAGTCAGCAAAATGAGGTAGGAgtaacactgaaaaagaaaaggaatcccaaatatgttttataatatattttgcTGGTTTATATGTCTAGAGTATGGTATGTCTTTGTGTTCTAAGATGGAAGAACTTGATTTCtatttaaggaaaaacacaaaGTTGTTGGAAAGCAGTATTGTGTTTCCAGGTATCCTATTTGTCAAGAATGTGCAGCTAAGGGGATAAAGTAACTCACATTCTTGAGTTTTTTAGATTAACTATATGTGGAAGCTCTTTTAGCTAATTCTTAAAATATGAAGGTCTTACTAGTTCCCTCTTTTAAGCTAATAATATTTTAGATTATTTGCAGGCTACGTATTAGTTCTTAACTCTTGGCTGACATCTCTCTTACTATGCTTATTCCAGGTAATGGATAACTTCTTAATCCAAGTAACAGGGAAAAAACGAGTTGTTTTGTATAGTCCTCGAGATGCACCGTATCTGTATTTATCAGGTATGCATGTCATCTAGTTCAGAGTTTGGTGATCATAGTTGCCTTTCCAGCTCACAAGTGTTgcactgtggaaaaaaagtCACTAACAGACAGCTTGACGTAAAAGAAGTCATTTAGTCCCTTAACTCTGATCCTGTTTGTTTTAGTCAAAGCTAAGCATTTTGGTTGGGCAGGTTTAGAAAGTTGCAAAGGAGCACAGCAGCTTTCTGTCTGGTTCTTTCTTCAGCACCTAACTGTGGAGGAGTACAGTGTTCTGTCTGGATTCAAACTGGTGTTTTAAATGTCAGGGAAAGTGTCTTTTAGTGTTAATAAGGTTGCgggaacagaagaaatataCACAACAGGAGAACATGTCTCTTCAGTAAATGAGGTTTGCCTGGTTTTTAGAAGAGCTACAGAACAATAAACCAGTATTAAATTTGATTCACAAACTGCCATTTCCAGCAATGTGATAATGCTTTGTTACTGTTGGAAGTGTAGGAGTGTTTATTCATTATTCTGAAAACTTCCCTAGGAACTAAGTCACAGGTGCTGGATGTGGATAACCCAGACTTAGAGAAATATCCCCTTTTTGTGAAAGCCAAGCGCTATCAATGTTTTCTGGAAGCAGGAGATGTGTTATTTATTCCAGGTAAGTTACAAATAGTTCCTGACCatattgtgtttattttaaacagttttgtttGCGATTTCTCATTTCTATGGATGGCAAGAGGTTActaaagcatttctgtgttATAAGTTGGAGCATCTGAAGACACTGGCAAAACTTGTCTACTTCTCCCAACTGTACTAATTAGCCTAATAAAAGGTATTACTATATCTACCTACAAATCTTACCTTCCCTCAAGATTACACGGAATGCTTCTGAATTTGTGTCTTAATAGATTAGCATTATACACAACTTGTGAATTCCGAAACTACTTCAGTGGGCTGAGttttctgaagacagaattTGAGTGAAGTaccatttctgttcttctgtagCTCTGGCACTTAAGAACCATGAAGCACGTGATTTGATGGAATTTAGGGTGGTACTGTTACTCCTATTGAACCACTCCTgcttgttattaattttttattttaactcatCATGAACTTGTGGCAGATACCtgttctgttgcttttaatATTATCTGGGCAATATAAACAGGCCAGTAAACGAGAAGGCAGTAGGTTTTTaggaagttttaaaatagattcTTGGCCTTGGACTCGTTACTTAATTTTGaacatttgtgtttctttctaaagaaaCTTTTGGCTACGGTTAGTGAAAGGTATGACACACTGTTGCTAATGTCCGCAtacataatttctgttttgttctatGCAGTACAGATACTAGTTTGTCTTTGCCAGTATAAGTGCTGGTCCAAACTTAAGACACACTTGGCACTCTTAAAAATGACAGGGGAGTATAGCTATTTTTGAGTACAAAGAATGGTGCTAGCTTTGTCAGCATTCTGGAATGCGTATCACTGAAAAAATGGTACTTTCTTTGACAAACGTGTGTTTATTATGGAGAAGGTAGCAGCAGCCCCTCTTAGTAACCTGAAAGAAACTTCACGTTCATTTCTCAGAATAAGCTTTTCTATGTCTTCAGCACATACAAGCAACTAAGCTGCAATAAGTACGGCATTCAGTCTTTTGGCTTAAAATTGAAATAGGGTAAATACACCAtattaaacttatttttaaaatgtactcaATGAGGCAAAGATGTCTTTGCTTCCTTATCACAGCCATGATGATTCAACTGCAAAGAATCATGACTTTACTATGAAGAGATAAGCAACTTGCATGGGTGACCTGGCTGATGCTGGCGGTTTACATTAGTGCTTGGACAATCTGTGCAAGGTTAGGGACTAAATCTATGAAAACAGATACCTGGAATCAGAGTAGACATGAGTGAGGTGAACAGAgaagttgtttattttaatcttaGACATGCTTATCATTTGCTTGCATTTGAGTATCTCTTTATACTTCAGCAATTGTTACTTCTGTGTGAAGTTATGGATCGACATAAATGTCTTGAAGAACTTCTTAAATTTGGTACAATGCGATATATTCAGGGATGAGTATTTAAACAACAAATACAGAAGCTGAGGCTTCTTCTCAACTAGATTTAGTTTAGGCAATTCTGACAATTGTTATGAGTCATGTGGaaatttcagataattttcattttagacaCTGTTCTTTCTACAGCTCTGTGGTTCCACAATGTAATTTCTGAGGAATTTGGAGTGGCACTGAATGTCTTTTGGAAGCACCTTCCTGCCGAGTCCTACGATAAGAGTGACACTTATGGAAATAAAGATCCCATGGCAGCCTCTAGAGCTATACAGATCTTGGACAGGGCCTTGAAAACACTTGAAGAACTACCCGAGGAATACAGAGACTTTTATGCTCGGAGAATGGTGTTACGCATACAAGAAAAAGCCTATCGGAATGATTATGGATAAAATAACATTGCAATTCATCAAGCTTCTATGAAAATAGAAAACTTTATGTTAATATAGAAACTGTCCATGTGCACATATATACACTTTCCGTAAGACTAATAAAAACTATGTTGATAAACTTTGTTATAGATGAATGTTtatggttcagcctcagctggcaactaaacaccacgcagccgctcgctcactcccccccacccttgtgggatggggaagagaatcggaagagcaaaagaacttgtgggttgagataagcacagtttaataactacaataaaataataactataataatgattatgataatgacaataatgttaatataataaaatggaaaagaaagggaaagaaagaaaaaaaaagggaaaaaaacccacagaaacatgAAGGATACAGCCACTCATCACCCGCTGACTGACGCGgccagtccccgagctgcgattgctgcctccttcccccggccagctcctcccagttaacatactgggcatgatgttacatgatatggaacatccctttggtcagtttgaatgcgctctcttagctgtgccccctcccctcccagcttcttgtgcacccagcagagcatgggaagctagaagagtccttgactagtacaagcgctacccagcaacagccaaaacatctgtgtgttatctcaacatttttttcatgctaagttcaaagcacagcactatgccagctagagtgaagaaaattaactctatcccagctaaaaccttgtagattttttttccttgcttttcatcATGTGCAGTAAGTGCAGACTGCTTGATCTGGAGATGGTCTCTCTTCTACAATGAGGCATACAATTGCAGTGCCTGCACTTATAACTCTCTTTTTTTGGAGTGTTGTACTTAAATTTGTCTGAACAAAAGTTTTTATATCTGGGCTGGGCTGACAGCATGCTTAGAAGTAGCTGCACGTTTTCCTGAATGCTACCTCATTTACTAAAGTTTAGGAAAGCCGTAGTGGTTTCTGAGGACGCCCAAGAAAGCCATTGCTGGTGGTTGTAATGGTTATGGTTTCTTTTTGAGCAATAGCCTGGTAGTAAGTGTGGGGAGTTTCTGCTTTTGTGGTGAAACTGAGAGGGGGGcgtggggaaaaaagcaaaaggtaaCCATGCAAGGTTAAGCTTAGAATTGTGCAGCAGCTTGACCACGAGGTGAATTACTTATGCCTTTCCTAGCTGAATAAGCTATTGTGCAGTAAACCCTGTGTCACTGCCCTGGTGCAGTCAGGCAgcattgctgtttctgcagctgtgaaaCACTTGCAACTAATGTGCCCACAAATCCATCCTGCTACAGTCCTAGAATCTGAAATTTAAGTTCGTAGTTCTGGTGTAGATGTAGAATCTATTGGGAGCAGTGTTTGAGATGCATTATGTTACCATATGAAAGGGGGCTGCATCACACCTTTTGGAAGGGAGCTTGTTGTAGCGGCGTTGTAGATAGCTACTTTTCAGCAGATAGCAGTGCTTACAAAGATTAGGTGAAATAAAGATGGGCATCTCACAAAAAAGGTAGGTTGTGATTGTCCCTCTGAAATCCCTCTGATGTTTTTACTTGTGTTGTTTGGGGAACAGAGCACTTATCTGACTTAGGTCAGTCTGTTACTTCTAGCAGTTTTTGATAACACTAACTTCTCAGAAGCTCTTAGACTAAATAGATATGTAATGTTATTAAAGTGCTGGAAGAAACTTTCTCCAGAAGAGCAGGAGATTGCAACACTGTGCAGATTGTTCTTCTAAACCTGTTCTTCTTGGCAGTTCAATACAGTGAAAATAGTCTGCTACCATGTGAATGGGCGCCCAGCCATCTTAATGAATAGGCATGAATGGAACCAGCCAAGCAGTTCTGATGGGAGTCATTGTACGTTCTGAGGGTAGCATTTAAATTTGGGATCACAAACAGGTCTTCCAAAATTTTTGTTCAAAAACGAACAAGGATTGCTTGTACATACTGCTGAGACAGAAACTCTGTGTCTGCTAGGCTGGGGAAGCCTCTTGTCTGTTGGACTGGTAATGTCAAGGGCCCCACCTGAACTTCAGAGGTGTACAGAGCCTATTCTTTGAGTGTTAGGTCTGAATGGGGAGGCTCAGAGAGCCTGCAGGGCTAGAAAAAGCTGTGTTCCAGCATTGCGCCTGCACAGCTATCTCTTAACTCTAACCATCAGCAATTTCTCAATATACTAGCACAGAGAAGTAGCGTACTGATCCTCATTCTGCCTTTTCTTGATTCCCCATTCCCAAAAGAAAGTGCTAGCTTGGGGTCAGCAGGCCCCCTCAACACTCAAGTATAAATAAGGAAAGCTTTGTGGAGCAGCAATCAGTGTATGAGTGATCTGCTTATGTCTCGGCTTGTGAAAAGTGCCTGCTGTCCTCCAGCAGGAGGCTAAGAGTCATTTGGGGCTcttggaaagagaagaaagtaaaaggaggaaaatccTGTAGGTCAAATGCATTCACTGCTGTGCCACCTAATGTTGATACTAAGATTTTCAATAATACTTACTTCATAGTATGTATGTAAAAAGCTTAAATAAGATCTGTCAGGCCACAAGTGCTCAGAATgctattttgaatatttttcaatccccttttttattttgtaagggAGGCTATTAAACTATTAATCTAAACACCTTAGGCGAAATGAAACCCTTGCATCCCTCAGTTGCAGTTGTTAGTGCTGAGGTAGCCCAGCAGGAAAGCTGCAATAACTCACTTGTTTAGGCTGGCATgaagtttgggttggaaagcGTGTATTTGACTGGAAAGAGAGGGTCATGCTGAATCACATGTGTGCCAAGTGCTATAGCAAGTGCAGCTATTTTTTCTTCACACTACCAACTTTAAAATGaagccttatttttatttttataggtcAGCAAATGAGGTTATCCCACCCTTATCAGCTGGTGGATAACCCAATCCTGCTCATGCTTCTCTTCCAGTGTTCTGTGAGAAATCTCTGCATGATagtgtgggatttttttaccCTCCCCATGATCCCTTTGGTTTTTACGTCTCTAAGACTGTCACAGTAAACCCCACCAGATGTGATGTAAGTGCATATTCAAGAAAGATCAACAGAAACTGTTCTATGCAGATCAGCGGGAAGACCAGCACAGTAATTGTTCTGTCAGGACacccttttctccctttgaaTCAGTTTCTTCAATTTCTTATTTAGTAACATCTATAAAACAGTCCTGAAATGctataaaagaagaaaccaagccgtttaaaaatgtattttcttagtTTGAGCATAATGAGACTAGTAATAAAAATCTTGACGttactgtgttaaaaaaaaattacttggtgCTTTCTAACCACTGTGCCGCCTGGTGTGAAACAAGCAGCGAAGTGATGAATGAATGGTGAACACATTAAAGGAATAACTTCCAGGTAACATAGGGAGATACAAAGAAATGGAGCCACTGCCATTTTGTGCAAGTTTGTCCTTTAGAGAACTAAAGCAAAATGGGATCATGCCACAATAAAACAGATGAAGTTGTGGTAACAAgtagtagaaaaataaacactggcCATCTTAAGCATTTAAAACAGCCACTTCAAACAGTGAAGTATTTCCTTCAACAGAGGAGTTAGGTGATGCAGACTGCCCGGGACTGAAAGATAAGTTCAGATATTTAAATATAGACAGTATATAAAACCAGCAGTTTAAACCTGGCCTACCCCACACTTTGAATTAGTCTAAAAATTTGATGACTGAGGCTTTCAAGATTTAAGTTCATTGCAAATCAACACCTGGAAAGAATTATTTATTCTTGGTCATACGAAATACAAAGGTcaacaaataatttcagaagataaatgctttatacatttttcttaatgtgGCTGCTGTGGAAAGAATCAAGTGAAAAAACTGACATCAAAATATTCTCTTGTCAAACCATTAAACAGGTCACTAAAACTCTGCCTATCATGTAAGTGCTGAAGATCTGATGTACCTAACTTCAGAATGTTTCTCTCTCCAGGAGCTACACAGGGTCTAGGTTCTTAATACAAGTGTCAAGTTAAATGCCTAATGTGAAAGGGTTTGACTTGATCATGAAGGatcagaaatatatttgcaatCCTTTTTAAATATGCAGGATGAAACTATTTGCCTCATTTGTGCGGTAGACCCACAACAGGACTTGACTAAGATGAGGATGATTTTACCATAGTAGAAGTTACATTGCAGATAGTGCGATCCAAATACGCATTACAtcacaacttaaaaaaaattcctgtacAGACTTGATTCTTTTTAGCTCTGGCCAAAATATATCTTTCCGAACCTAAGACATTTAGATGTTTCCATGCAGACAACACAGACGTTGAAGATACACGTTCTGAGACAGTAACTTTTACAAGGGATTCTCTGTAAGTTAGTGTCACACAATAACCAAAGATTCCAAAGTTACTAGAAGGACAGATGACAGTAAAGTTGCATGTGAAGATTTCCTGTTTTGGTCTGGGTCAGACTCTAGGAGTGGAGATAGATTCTGAGCTCTGCATGTGGTAATTCCTGAGCACAATGATCTCTTTTAAGTGGCGATTCCTGAGAGGAACAAGGGCAGATTACTTCCTTTCCAATTGTTCAGATCTGTTCCTAGTCAACATTTTTAAGAGCAGattgaaaacattaaaagaacTGCTCAACCATGTAAAGTGTACAGCTCCACATCCAATGCTATGTTTGTACAAAAATGCTCAGGAGCTATTGCTTGCAATAACAACGCAGGTCACAGTAACGGACAATTTTTGCTGTACATGAATTGCTTACAACTtccatcacaaaaaaaatcaatgtatttCTCACGATGGGAACGAGAAAGAAGAGCTATACAGATAGCCTGTAATGGATGCAATAGCTTTATCTGACACCCAGGCTTGGGAGTATTGCTTAGAGGGCAAACTCTGGTGTGGGAGATGTGAAGAGCCTTGTTCTGCACTTCAGCACTGGTATGTCTCCAGAGGGTTTTCTGTGTCTTGCAGCAGTGCTTTCTTTAGAAACAACTCAGCTCTGAAGTGCCAAgtttaacaaagaaaactaaCAATCATGCCTGCAAGTGCTCTCTGAAAGCTTactaaaggaaggaaaatttgTTCTGAACCTTGAAGTAATGGCATTTTGCTCCTTTTCAAGTGCATGAGATGTTTATACACATGAATGAAAAACAgataagaatatatttttcccttttgttctaCCAGGTGCTTTTCTGGTCATTTGCTTAAGTAGAATTCAGAGCTTCTTGGGTCACTTGGAAACATGTAATGAAGCCCTCATGACAGGAAAGGACGACAAAGCCATCGCTACTTTATAACTCGCTCTACTCTACGTGCAAAATGAATGCCTGAATCAGTTTTATTGTGGTGTCTACAGTGATGTGGAACAGCTAATCCTGTGCAAGTGTTTTTTTGTCAGCAGGAGTGAATTATGCTGTTAATACCGATAGCATGAATTTAGTCAGAATCAGTATGTCTGGCATTGCGAGAAGCAGCACCTGTCTCTGCCACAGAGACGTTCTATGATGGTGGACTACTTGCTTAATGACTTCATGTCATTTTATTTGACTTAAAAACAGTCACCTTGCATCTGAACAGAGTTAAGAGATCTGCAAGACCAACAGAAAGCCAGCCTTGCAAGGCCTTAGGGTCTCCATCAGCAACATTTAAATGTGTCTAAATTTTCATCAGGTTATGAGCAccaaaagtaaatatttttttctttcatctaccatcttttaaaaaaaatgaaatgagatttCAATATAAGGTTAAAAAGATTTTGAAGAAGTAACTCAGAAGGTGATTTGATGAGACTGTCTCTTGTGGATTGCAGCCTGAGACATCCGCCGTTGCTTTTGTATTGCATAGGGACAACAGACACACAATTCATGTTTGTGGATTCTGCTTGGCAGTAATGTACATAAAATAGTGGCTCGCAAACAGAGCACACACACTCCGAAGTTTTTACTGTTCTTTAACTTCTCTCTTGTGTTAACTAGTAAGACcccatgtaatttaaaataagcattcaAGGTAAATGGATGAGTATACTTTAACCTCAGTGCTCAACTTTCAGACAACAAATATTGTTTATCTGGAGAGACAGTGAAGTAACTATTACCTTAGGAAAGACAGCATTGTAAAAAGCACCATAAGAGGGAGGTAAAAACAGGTGACATTTTCTTTATGCAAATAGATCAAAACGGACCTGTTGGGAAAACTTGAGCACATGATCATGCGCAATCATTTTTATCTGCGAATACCAACAGCTGTAACATCCTAACTCCTGAACTGACTTTGCAGTCttagttaaaataatttctatgaaTATTTCATTACATAGCACTCCTGTTAGTTATCTCAATCAGCAACAATGTTAATTCAGTAAGATAGAATAGCTCACGATAAAGTGCTTGTGCTACCATAAGGGAGGCAGCAGGATGTTATCAATGGGAGGACAGAAAAGATTGCTCCTTTCAGCAACGCGTTAAGATTTGGACCCTTAATCACCTTCCAAATTAGGGGCTGATACTAATTTACGCAGTAGCATTTACAGAGGTGTGATTAAATTAGTCCTAGATAGGAAGAAGGCTACCAAAGTTTCTAGTATTTAAGatgcacacaaaataaaatcatttaaGTCATACAGAATCTGGACAATTTCACAGAATGGAACCCtgttttaaaggaatttaaCAGGCATAGCTTAAAACATTTTAGCATTTCTCAAAATCTGGAGAATATCTTGTCTACTGTACAAGAAACAAGTTTGTAATATAAAGAATACCAGATATTACATACTACATCGTACTAAGTACTGTGTAATGTTGCTCACTCCATTCAAAAACAGAAACGTCTTGAACT
Coding sequences within it:
- the TYW5 gene encoding tRNA wybutosine-synthesizing protein 5 isoform X1, which codes for MARREQPVVSVSRLAGVTRERFLREIYPQRKPVVLKAMELGTCTTKWTVDYLSQAEGSKEVKIHVSAVPQMDFLSKNFVYRTLPFDVFVRRAAEVKHKEYFLSEDEKYYLRSVGEDARKDIADIRKQFPILAEDVQIPEYFEKDQFFSSVFRISSAGLQLWTHYDVMDNFLIQVTGKKRVVLYSPRDAPYLYLSGTKSQVLDVDNPDLEKYPLFVKAKRYQCFLEAGDVLFIPALWFHNVISEEFGVALNVFWKHLPAESYDKSDTYGNKDPMAASRAIQILDRALKTLEELPEEYRDFYARRMVLRIQEKAYRNDYG
- the TYW5 gene encoding tRNA wybutosine-synthesizing protein 5 isoform X3, whose translation is MDSRLLEPSRRIQRSKDSCFCSATDGFPQTLPFDVFVRRAAEVKHKEYFLSEDEKYYLRSVGEDARKDIADIRKQFPILAEDVQIPEYFEKDQFFSSVFRISSAGLQLWTHYDVMDNFLIQVTGKKRVVLYSPRDAPYLYLSGTKSQVLDVDNPDLEKYPLFVKAKRYQCFLEAGDVLFIPALWFHNVISEEFGVALNVFWKHLPAESYDKSDTYGNKDPMAASRAIQILDRALKTLEELPEEYRDFYARRMVLRIQEKAYRNDYG
- the TYW5 gene encoding tRNA wybutosine-synthesizing protein 5 isoform X2 yields the protein MARREQPVVSVSRLAGVTRERFLREIYPQRKPVVLKAMELGTCTTKWTVDYLSQAEGSKEVKIHVSAVPQMDFLSKNFVYRTLPFDVFVRRAAEVKHKEYFLSEDEKYYLRSVGEDARKDIADIRKQFPILAEDVQIPEYFEKDQFFSSVFRISSAGLQLWTHYDVMDNFLIQVTGKKRVVLYSPRDAPYLYLSALWFHNVISEEFGVALNVFWKHLPAESYDKSDTYGNKDPMAASRAIQILDRALKTLEELPEEYRDFYARRMVLRIQEKAYRNDYG